In Nocardia sp. NBC_00403, one DNA window encodes the following:
- a CDS encoding MarR family winged helix-turn-helix transcriptional regulator, whose protein sequence is MDAEDESVETIAIQLTRLQRHRDRVAAQLRTGDGVDPAAFAILFRLLCDGPMRSGALAEAVHSDASTVSRQVTQLVERQLVERQADRFDGRATVLVVTEHGRAVAEQIRRRRHENLTRVMAAWTPQDRALFAGLLRQFVDDFEQAKPAMLAAIRSNQDLYNSETENDS, encoded by the coding sequence GTGGACGCTGAAGATGAGTCGGTCGAGACGATCGCGATCCAGCTCACGCGGCTACAGCGGCACCGCGACCGGGTCGCGGCGCAGTTGCGCACCGGCGACGGCGTGGATCCCGCGGCATTCGCGATCCTGTTCCGGCTGCTCTGCGACGGACCGATGCGCTCGGGCGCACTCGCCGAGGCGGTGCATTCGGACGCCTCGACGGTCAGTCGACAGGTCACGCAGCTGGTGGAGCGGCAGCTGGTCGAGCGGCAGGCCGATCGATTCGACGGCCGTGCCACCGTGCTGGTCGTCACCGAGCACGGCCGCGCCGTCGCGGAGCAGATCCGCAGGCGCAGGCACGAAAACCTGACCAGGGTGATGGCGGCTTGGACGCCGCAGGACCGGGCCCTCTTCGCCGGGCTGCTCCGGCAGTTCGTCGACGATTTCGAGCAGGCCAAGCCCGCCATGCTCGCGGCCATCCGCAGCAACCAGGACTTGTACAACAGTGAGACGGAGAACGATTCGTGA
- a CDS encoding MDR family MFS transporter yields the protein MTAPATVEESTGFTHRQILTILSGLMLGMLLAALDQTIVSTAIRTIADDLNGYSMQAWATTAYLITATLATPLYGKLSDMFGRKPFFMAAITIFVVGSLLCTMAQSMYQLAAFRAFQGLGAGGLMSLALTILGDIVGPRERAKYQGYFLAVFGTSSVVGPVLGGVLAGQDTILGVSGWRWVFLVNVPVGLIALGVVSKVLKLPKRPKSTDRVDWWGAFVLAVGLVPLLIVAEQGREWGWGSGRSVLCYVIGGLGIIGFVLVEKVLKDKALIPLRMFSNRTFALGVVISFVVGAAMFGGISLLPQYLQVVRGASPTLAGLQMLPMVLGLMTGSVVSGQLISRTGRYRAFPLIGASMLTLGLFLLHFLDADSPLWLVMIFMACTGFGLGNLMQPLTLAVQNALPPKDMGVSTAAATFFRQIGGTLGVAVFLSILFAQLTPNISTEMKSAATDPTFQHAVVQGAQSSNPADAALAKGLLAQDTSAASDVLKDSSIIQQLNPDLARPFKVGFAESMSTVFLTATAVALLALILVLFWKEVPLRMMSGIQAAKGDAAESANGARPDAVERTGLPLAGGEVLNPSEDAVEAVATSANGAASSNGAASSNGAASSNGVGTKSVGSADSA from the coding sequence GTGACCGCACCGGCAACCGTGGAGGAGTCCACCGGTTTCACCCACCGGCAGATCTTGACCATCCTCAGCGGCCTGATGCTCGGCATGCTGCTCGCGGCGCTGGACCAGACCATTGTGTCCACCGCGATCCGCACCATTGCCGATGATCTCAACGGCTACTCGATGCAGGCCTGGGCGACCACGGCCTATCTGATCACCGCGACGCTGGCGACGCCGCTGTACGGCAAGCTGTCCGACATGTTCGGCCGTAAGCCGTTCTTCATGGCCGCGATCACCATCTTCGTGGTCGGTTCGCTGCTGTGCACAATGGCGCAGTCGATGTACCAGCTCGCGGCGTTCCGCGCCTTCCAGGGACTCGGCGCGGGTGGCTTGATGTCGCTGGCGCTGACCATCCTCGGTGACATCGTCGGTCCGCGTGAACGCGCCAAGTACCAGGGGTATTTCCTCGCGGTGTTCGGCACCTCCAGCGTGGTCGGCCCGGTGCTCGGTGGCGTGCTCGCAGGTCAGGACACGATTCTCGGGGTCAGCGGCTGGCGCTGGGTCTTCCTGGTCAACGTGCCGGTCGGGCTGATCGCGCTCGGCGTCGTATCCAAGGTGCTCAAGCTGCCCAAGCGCCCGAAATCCACGGACCGGGTCGACTGGTGGGGCGCGTTCGTGCTCGCCGTCGGGTTGGTGCCGCTGCTCATCGTCGCCGAACAGGGCCGCGAATGGGGTTGGGGCAGTGGGCGTTCGGTGCTCTGCTACGTGATCGGCGGGCTCGGCATCATCGGGTTCGTGCTGGTCGAGAAGGTGTTGAAGGACAAGGCGCTGATCCCGCTCCGGATGTTCTCCAACCGCACCTTCGCGCTGGGCGTTGTCATTTCCTTCGTCGTCGGCGCCGCGATGTTCGGCGGTATTTCGCTGCTGCCGCAGTACCTGCAGGTGGTGCGTGGTGCGAGCCCGACGCTGGCAGGTCTGCAGATGTTGCCGATGGTGCTCGGGCTGATGACGGGGTCGGTCGTATCCGGACAGCTGATTTCGCGCACCGGCCGCTACCGGGCCTTCCCGCTGATCGGTGCGTCGATGCTGACGCTCGGTCTGTTCCTGCTGCACTTCCTCGACGCCGACAGCCCGCTGTGGCTGGTCATGATCTTCATGGCCTGCACCGGTTTCGGCCTCGGCAACCTGATGCAGCCGCTGACCCTGGCGGTGCAGAATGCGTTGCCGCCCAAGGACATGGGCGTGTCCACCGCTGCCGCCACCTTCTTCCGGCAGATCGGCGGCACGCTGGGTGTCGCGGTGTTCCTCTCGATTCTGTTCGCACAATTGACCCCGAACATCTCCACCGAGATGAAGTCCGCGGCCACCGATCCGACCTTCCAGCACGCGGTCGTCCAGGGCGCGCAGAGCAGCAACCCCGCCGATGCCGCACTCGCGAAGGGCCTGCTCGCACAGGACACGTCGGCGGCGAGTGATGTGCTGAAGGACAGTTCGATCATCCAGCAGCTGAACCCCGATCTGGCGCGGCCGTTCAAGGTCGGGTTCGCCGAATCGATGTCGACGGTGTTCCTGACGGCGACCGCGGTCGCGCTGCTCGCGCTGATCCTGGTGCTGTTCTGGAAGGAGGTGCCGCTGCGGATGATGAGCGGAATCCAGGCGGCCAAGGGCGACGCAGCGGAATCGGCGAACGGTGCGAGACCGGATGCCGTGGAACGCACGGGACTGCCGCTCGCGGGTGGCGAGGTGTTGAATCCGTCGGAAGATGCCGTCGAGGCCGTGGCGACGTCGGCCAACGGTGCCGCGAGTTCGAACGGCGCGGCGAGTTCGAACGGTGCCGCCAGTTCGAACGGTGTCGGAACGAAATCGGTAGGTAGCGCTGATTCGGCGTGA